Proteins encoded by one window of Geobacter sp. DSM 9736:
- a CDS encoding tRNA-uridine aminocarboxypropyltransferase → MGSRSKRSERCSRCRMHLHLCICRSIPSFPLKTRVVLVMHYRENIKTTATGPLALEALPNSEIRIHGHQDHPLDFSDLNTPERRTLFLYPGNDAPVLTRGFLEQDSRPVTLVVPDGSWRQAAKMRRRLPGLEHAEMVRLPPGPETSWGIRNEPHPAGLATLEAIARALGIMESPAVQTGLEDLFRLMVARTLLTRGDRSGGIDTNLVLG, encoded by the coding sequence ATGGGTTCCCGCTCAAAACGAAGTGAACGTTGTAGCCGCTGCCGGATGCATCTCCATCTCTGCATCTGCCGATCGATCCCCAGTTTCCCTCTGAAAACCCGCGTCGTTCTCGTCATGCACTATCGTGAAAATATCAAGACCACGGCTACAGGTCCATTGGCCCTGGAAGCACTCCCCAACAGTGAAATCCGCATTCACGGCCATCAGGACCACCCTCTGGATTTCAGCGACCTCAATACCCCGGAAAGAAGGACTCTCTTCCTATATCCGGGAAATGACGCTCCTGTTCTCACCCGAGGGTTTCTGGAGCAGGACAGCCGGCCAGTCACCCTCGTGGTTCCGGACGGCAGTTGGCGCCAGGCTGCCAAAATGAGGCGGCGGCTTCCGGGATTGGAGCATGCCGAAATGGTCCGACTGCCTCCAGGACCCGAGACCTCCTGGGGGATTCGAAATGAACCTCATCCTGCTGGGCTGGCGACGTTGGAAGCCATTGCCCGGGCTCTTGGCATCATGGAGTCGCCGGCTGTGCAGACGGGACTTGAGGATCTCTTTCGGCTGATGGTGGCGCGGACTCTACTGACGAGGGGAGATCGCAGCGGGGGCATTGATACGAACCTGGTTCTAGGCTGA
- a CDS encoding MFS transporter — MTKAEKSWVLYDVANSAFVLVIVTAIMPIYFKEVVAHNIPGQLATAWWGYANSISAMAMVVLAPVMGTFADYSGWKKRLLLICLLVGLAATVLLTQTGEGKIILCLAVFVVARTAWEGTNLFYDAFLPDVAELKRMDRVSASGFAWGYVGSVIPFLAVIALILTGKDQAGGRIPPDAARTGFLIVAAWWGLFSIPLLRNVSQKHGYPREPGAFRLSMRRLTDTFRDVSRHRNAFLFLLAYFFYIDGVGTVITMAVAYGVDVGLKPDMLILVILVIQIVAFPAALVWGKLSDRFRVKPLLFSGIAVYCIITLIAFMIPAIPDPTLKKATFWVIAVLVASAMGGIQALSRSFYGKLIPPEKSGEFFGFYNIFGKFAAMGGPFLMGITAQMTGSSRYGVLSILLLFIAGSVILGRVDESCAGSGTPEKA; from the coding sequence ATGACGAAGGCCGAAAAGAGCTGGGTGCTCTATGACGTGGCGAACTCTGCGTTTGTCCTCGTGATCGTGACTGCGATCATGCCGATATATTTCAAGGAGGTTGTCGCCCACAACATTCCCGGACAACTCGCAACGGCATGGTGGGGGTACGCCAACTCGATCTCCGCAATGGCGATGGTCGTTCTTGCTCCGGTGATGGGGACCTTTGCCGATTATTCCGGCTGGAAAAAGCGCCTGCTCCTCATCTGTCTGCTCGTCGGGCTCGCCGCAACCGTTCTCCTTACGCAGACCGGCGAGGGGAAAATCATCCTCTGCCTTGCAGTCTTCGTAGTGGCCCGCACCGCATGGGAAGGAACGAATCTTTTCTACGACGCTTTTCTGCCGGACGTGGCAGAACTGAAACGGATGGACCGGGTGTCCGCCTCCGGGTTCGCGTGGGGATACGTTGGGAGCGTCATCCCTTTTCTCGCGGTCATCGCCCTGATTCTCACGGGGAAGGATCAGGCAGGCGGACGGATTCCCCCAGATGCCGCCAGAACGGGCTTTCTCATCGTCGCCGCATGGTGGGGGCTCTTTTCAATTCCGCTTCTGAGGAACGTCAGCCAGAAGCATGGCTACCCGAGAGAGCCGGGCGCTTTCCGGCTATCGATGCGCCGCCTGACCGACACCTTCCGCGATGTGAGCCGCCATCGCAATGCATTCCTCTTTCTCCTCGCCTACTTCTTCTACATCGACGGCGTCGGTACCGTCATCACCATGGCGGTCGCCTACGGTGTCGATGTAGGCCTGAAGCCCGACATGCTCATCCTCGTCATACTCGTCATACAGATCGTGGCCTTCCCCGCTGCCCTCGTCTGGGGAAAGCTGTCGGACAGATTCAGGGTGAAGCCGCTCCTCTTTTCCGGGATCGCAGTCTATTGCATCATCACGTTGATTGCCTTCATGATTCCCGCCATACCCGATCCCACCCTGAAAAAAGCGACGTTCTGGGTAATCGCAGTCCTGGTCGCCTCGGCCATGGGGGGCATTCAGGCGCTCAGCCGCAGTTTCTACGGGAAACTCATTCCCCCGGAAAAATCGGGTGAGTTTTTCGGCTTCTACAACATCTTCGGCAAGTTCGCGGCAATGGGCGGCCCCTTCCTGATGGGGATCACCGCCCAGATGACCGGATCATCGCGGTACGGGGTGCTGAGCATCCTCCTCCTCTTCATTGCCGGAAGCGTCATACTTGGCAGGGTAGATGAGAGCTGTGCGGGTTCCGGTACTCCTGAAAAGGCATAA
- the recQ gene encoding DNA helicase RecQ, whose translation MSNSPSDILRIVFGYTSFRPHQREIIDSLVGGNDIFVVMPTGGGKSLCYQIPALHRPGVGIVVSPLISLMKDQVDALVANGVNAAFYNSTLTEKQARQTLAQLHEGALDLLYVAPERLMSEAFLERLSGIPISLFAIDEAHCISQWGHDFRPEYVQLGRLRRLFPQVPVIALTATADPQTRSDIIRRLGLSEACCLVTGFDRPNIRYLVGEKRKPAEQLAEFLALHSGEAGIVYALSRKRVEEVAQRLKEAGVSAAAYHAGLADSERQRVQEAFLRDDIQVVVATVAFGMGIDKPNVRFVVHYDMPKNIESYYQETGRAGRDGLPAEALLLFGYGDVAVARGIIEAGNNPDQMRIELHKLNAMVGFGEALTCRRRVLLGYFGQQLDEDCGNCDICLSPPERYDATEQARMALSCVYRVGQRFGMGHVIDVLRGARTQRLLQLGHDRLSTYGIGKEISTDQWGSLFRQLIHLGYLEQDMANYSILRLSSSAKPLLRGEEQLVLARPRVKTVAAKKEPKKGRGKLEYDEGLFQALRVLRKQLADEQQVPPFVVFGDATLVEMAAHRPRSAEELLKISGVGQHKLGKYGAQFLEAIRGYGD comes from the coding sequence ATGTCCAACTCCCCCTCCGATATACTCCGCATCGTCTTCGGCTATACCTCGTTCCGCCCCCATCAGCGGGAGATCATCGACTCCCTCGTCGGCGGGAACGACATCTTCGTCGTGATGCCCACAGGAGGGGGAAAGTCCCTCTGCTACCAGATCCCGGCCCTCCACCGCCCCGGCGTGGGGATCGTCGTCTCCCCCCTGATCTCTCTCATGAAGGACCAGGTGGATGCCCTCGTTGCCAACGGCGTGAACGCTGCCTTTTACAACTCCACCCTGACCGAAAAGCAGGCGCGGCAGACACTGGCGCAGCTCCACGAAGGAGCACTCGACCTTCTTTACGTGGCCCCGGAGCGGCTGATGAGCGAAGCTTTCCTGGAGCGGCTCTCCGGCATCCCCATCTCCCTCTTTGCCATCGATGAAGCCCACTGCATCTCCCAGTGGGGGCATGATTTCCGCCCAGAGTACGTTCAGCTCGGGCGGCTGCGCCGTCTCTTTCCTCAGGTGCCGGTGATCGCCCTCACAGCCACCGCCGATCCCCAGACCCGCTCCGACATCATCCGCCGCCTCGGCCTCTCCGAAGCCTGCTGTCTCGTTACAGGATTCGACCGCCCCAATATCAGGTACCTGGTGGGCGAGAAGCGGAAACCGGCCGAGCAGCTCGCCGAATTTCTTGCGCTCCACTCGGGGGAGGCGGGAATCGTCTACGCCCTCAGCCGCAAAAGGGTTGAGGAGGTCGCCCAGCGCCTCAAGGAAGCGGGGGTCTCAGCCGCCGCCTATCATGCGGGGCTGGCCGACAGTGAGCGGCAGCGGGTGCAGGAGGCTTTCCTGCGGGACGACATCCAGGTGGTGGTGGCGACGGTTGCCTTCGGCATGGGGATCGACAAGCCCAACGTCCGGTTCGTCGTCCATTACGACATGCCGAAGAACATAGAGAGCTATTATCAGGAGACGGGCAGGGCAGGCCGAGACGGGCTCCCCGCGGAGGCGCTACTCCTCTTTGGGTACGGGGACGTGGCGGTGGCCCGTGGTATAATCGAGGCGGGAAACAACCCTGATCAGATGAGGATCGAGCTCCACAAGCTGAACGCCATGGTCGGGTTCGGGGAAGCGCTCACCTGCCGCCGGCGGGTGCTCCTCGGCTATTTCGGGCAGCAACTCGACGAGGATTGCGGCAACTGCGACATCTGCCTCTCCCCTCCCGAGCGTTACGATGCCACCGAGCAGGCACGGATGGCGCTCTCGTGCGTATACCGGGTCGGACAGCGGTTCGGAATGGGGCACGTCATCGACGTGCTGCGTGGCGCGCGAACGCAGCGCCTCCTTCAGCTGGGGCACGACCGGCTGAGCACCTACGGGATCGGGAAGGAGATTTCCACCGATCAGTGGGGCAGCCTCTTCCGTCAGTTGATACACCTCGGTTACCTGGAGCAGGACATGGCCAACTATTCCATCCTGCGGCTCTCCTCTTCGGCGAAGCCCCTTTTGCGGGGGGAGGAGCAGCTCGTCCTCGCCAGGCCCCGTGTGAAGACGGTTGCGGCGAAGAAGGAGCCGAAAAAGGGGCGAGGGAAGCTGGAGTACGACGAGGGGCTTTTCCAGGCCCTGCGCGTCCTGCGGAAACAGTTGGCGGATGAGCAGCAGGTCCCCCCCTTCGTGGTCTTCGGCGATGCGACTCTCGTGGAGATGGCGGCACATCGCCCCCGTTCGGCGGAGGAGCTGCTGAAGATCAGCGGCGTCGGGCAGCACAAACTCGGGAAGTACGGGGCGCAATTCCTGGAGGCGATCCGCGGATACGGAGACTGA
- a CDS encoding formylglycine-generating enzyme family protein codes for MHASSFTSALFTVALLTPWLFAFVPAAAGKTATRPAHSTARSQLAVPASGTVFRDRLDDGSLAPEMVVVPAGRFRMGAVEGGGDSDEKPVHEVIIPRPFAIGRFEVTFAEYDRFCEATGREKPKDGRHYVPFSSWGRDNRPVMNVTWFDAVAYTQWLSARTGKKYRLPSESEWEYAARGGTAERYWWGFSVGENRASCKGCGSKWDNRKTAPAGSFSPNPFGLFDTSGNVWEWCQDSWHESYDGAPADGSAWVVKGDERRVQRGGSFGSKPRYVRNSARGRGAPDGQYVYLGFRVVREL; via the coding sequence GTGCATGCGTCGTCGTTCACATCTGCACTGTTTACCGTAGCGCTTCTGACGCCGTGGTTGTTTGCCTTCGTTCCGGCGGCGGCGGGTAAGACAGCTACACGTCCTGCACATTCCACTGCGAGGTCCCAACTCGCCGTCCCGGCTTCCGGGACAGTCTTCCGCGACCGGCTCGATGATGGCAGCCTTGCTCCGGAAATGGTGGTGGTCCCGGCAGGACGTTTCCGTATGGGTGCAGTAGAGGGAGGGGGAGATAGTGACGAGAAGCCTGTCCACGAGGTGATCATACCGCGTCCTTTCGCTATCGGCCGTTTCGAGGTGACCTTCGCCGAGTACGACAGGTTTTGCGAGGCGACGGGAAGGGAAAAGCCGAAGGACGGGAGGCACTACGTCCCGTTTAGCTCGTGGGGGCGCGACAACCGACCGGTCATGAATGTAACCTGGTTCGACGCGGTTGCCTACACCCAGTGGCTTTCTGCCCGTACCGGCAAAAAATACCGTCTTCCCAGTGAATCGGAGTGGGAATACGCCGCTCGCGGCGGCACCGCTGAACGTTACTGGTGGGGGTTCAGTGTCGGGGAGAACCGGGCGAGCTGCAAGGGGTGCGGCAGCAAGTGGGATAACCGGAAGACTGCCCCGGCAGGCTCTTTCTCCCCCAATCCCTTCGGCCTCTTCGACACCTCAGGCAACGTCTGGGAGTGGTGCCAGGACAGCTGGCACGAAAGCTACGACGGCGCGCCTGCTGACGGCAGCGCCTGGGTCGTAAAGGGTGACGAGCGTCGGGTGCAGCGAGGCGGTTCCTTCGGCAGCAAGCCCCGCTACGTGAGAAACTCCGCCCGCGGGCGAGGCGCGCCGGACGGGCAGTATGTGTATCTGGGCTTCCGCGTCGTGCGTGAGCTCTGA
- a CDS encoding DUF4142 domain-containing protein, whose translation MKLRLSLMVVLSLFALGSVATFAFAADKGISGKDKKFVMEAASGGLMEVKGGELAQKKGQSQEVKDFGARMVTDHGKANEELKSLAQQKNITLPEKMARHHKSMIDKVSKLSGADFDKAYMRMMVKDHTKDVAAFKKAAQEAKDPDLKAWAGKTQPILEQHLEQAKGIASKLGVDVEKVEKEGQKGAEKKQKHM comes from the coding sequence ATGAAACTTCGACTATCGCTCATGGTGGTTCTCAGTCTGTTTGCTCTCGGAAGTGTCGCAACATTCGCGTTCGCGGCGGATAAAGGCATCTCCGGTAAGGACAAGAAGTTTGTCATGGAGGCGGCGAGCGGAGGTCTGATGGAGGTTAAGGGAGGCGAACTGGCGCAGAAAAAGGGGCAGTCCCAGGAGGTGAAGGATTTCGGAGCACGGATGGTGACCGATCACGGCAAGGCTAACGAGGAACTGAAAAGCCTCGCGCAGCAGAAAAACATTACATTGCCGGAGAAAATGGCCCGTCATCACAAGTCGATGATCGACAAGGTTTCAAAACTTTCGGGAGCGGATTTCGACAAAGCCTACATGCGTATGATGGTGAAGGATCACACCAAAGACGTGGCTGCATTCAAAAAGGCGGCCCAGGAGGCGAAAGACCCGGACCTGAAGGCATGGGCTGGCAAGACTCAGCCGATCCTCGAACAGCACCTGGAGCAGGCGAAGGGGATTGCCTCCAAGCTCGGCGTAGACGTGGAAAAGGTGGAGAAGGAAGGACAGAAGGGGGCCGAGAAGAAGCAGAAGCATATGTAG
- a CDS encoding L,D-transpeptidase, translating into MRGHFFLFVALVVISGCAHNVREAASSSCLGGLSQETRQAVVVTPKAAPSAKDVTVRLFEKTEKGWKQAGASMDGVAGRNGLAPPGEKLEGDGRTPSGVFPLERGFGYEFLETKLPYIVLTPDMIWIDDPKSPLYNTLVSRSEGEGVSHEIMRRSDHLYRYGAVVEYNTKTIVPGAGSAIFFHIWRDPDTATAGCVATAEADMVRMLQWLDPAKRPEAVIRIAGCEALP; encoded by the coding sequence ATGAGAGGGCACTTTTTCTTATTTGTTGCGCTGGTGGTAATTTCCGGTTGCGCCCACAATGTTCGCGAGGCCGCTTCATCTTCATGTCTCGGCGGTCTGTCCCAGGAGACGAGGCAGGCGGTAGTTGTGACGCCGAAGGCTGCCCCCTCTGCCAAGGACGTTACCGTTCGGCTTTTCGAGAAGACCGAAAAGGGATGGAAACAGGCCGGAGCCTCTATGGACGGTGTGGCGGGGAGAAACGGGCTTGCGCCTCCGGGAGAAAAACTTGAGGGTGACGGTAGAACCCCTTCGGGTGTCTTTCCTCTCGAACGCGGATTCGGCTATGAGTTCCTGGAGACGAAACTGCCCTACATCGTCCTCACCCCGGACATGATCTGGATCGACGACCCCAAGTCCCCTCTTTACAACACGCTCGTATCCAGGAGCGAAGGCGAAGGGGTCTCCCACGAGATCATGAGACGCAGCGACCACCTCTACAGGTACGGAGCCGTTGTCGAGTACAACACGAAAACGATAGTTCCGGGAGCGGGAAGTGCCATCTTCTTCCACATCTGGCGGGATCCGGATACTGCCACTGCCGGTTGTGTGGCCACAGCCGAAGCCGATATGGTGCGGATGCTGCAGTGGCTCGATCCTGCGAAGAGGCCTGAGGCCGTTATAAGGATTGCCGGTTGCGAAGCTCTCCCGTAA
- a CDS encoding dicarboxylate/amino acid:cation symporter yields the protein MKLLKTYGFSLLLILSIVTGLLLGSYFPETARAIRPLGDLFLNLLFMIIVPLVFFTVSSSIASSASTHRLSRVSWNMLLVFLSTSVVAAVTSLGFMLLVHPTPGAGIHLEHPPAQEIPSFLAQVVKAFTASDFPELISRKSMLPLIVFSVGVGLATLSRKEAGVPFAGFLASGAQVFTRLIDYVMYVAPVGLLAWFAATVVDTGDALASAYFKVFVVYYTFSALYFIGGFSLYAFAAGRFAAVRRFWAHMLNPSLTSLGTCSSMATMPVNLEAAPKMGVPQDVSNVVVPVGAALHKDGSVIGGVLKVLFAMSLFGQALTFERMIVVIGVSILVGVVVGAIPSGGMMGEMLILSVFGFPPETLPLLAAISVIIDPVATLLNATGDNVAAMLVTRLTTGNVWRLGSKGEES from the coding sequence ATGAAGCTGCTTAAAACATACGGATTCTCTCTGCTCCTGATCCTTTCCATCGTCACCGGGCTGCTTCTTGGAAGCTACTTCCCGGAGACTGCCCGTGCCATACGTCCGCTTGGCGACCTCTTCCTCAACCTTCTTTTCATGATCATCGTGCCGCTGGTGTTCTTCACCGTTTCTTCCAGCATAGCTTCCAGCGCATCTACACATCGCCTTTCAAGGGTATCATGGAACATGCTCCTGGTATTCCTCTCCACCAGTGTAGTTGCAGCGGTTACTTCTCTCGGCTTCATGCTCCTCGTGCATCCCACTCCGGGTGCCGGAATTCACCTGGAGCATCCGCCGGCGCAGGAGATTCCATCGTTCCTGGCGCAGGTTGTAAAGGCGTTTACCGCATCCGATTTCCCGGAGCTGATCTCACGCAAGTCGATGCTGCCCCTCATCGTCTTCTCTGTCGGGGTGGGACTCGCGACTCTTTCCCGGAAGGAGGCAGGTGTCCCCTTCGCCGGTTTCCTTGCCAGCGGTGCCCAGGTCTTCACCCGGCTGATAGATTATGTGATGTACGTAGCTCCGGTGGGGCTTCTCGCCTGGTTCGCGGCTACCGTGGTCGATACCGGTGACGCCCTTGCCTCCGCCTATTTCAAGGTGTTCGTCGTCTACTACACATTTTCGGCCCTCTATTTTATCGGGGGGTTCTCCCTCTACGCCTTTGCCGCGGGGCGGTTCGCCGCCGTCCGGCGCTTCTGGGCCCACATGCTCAATCCTTCCCTTACCTCCCTCGGCACCTGCTCCAGCATGGCAACCATGCCAGTGAACCTGGAGGCGGCGCCGAAGATGGGTGTGCCTCAGGACGTTTCGAACGTGGTCGTTCCGGTCGGGGCTGCTCTACACAAGGACGGGTCGGTCATAGGCGGGGTTCTCAAGGTGCTATTCGCCATGAGCCTGTTCGGGCAGGCGCTCACCTTCGAACGTATGATCGTAGTCATCGGCGTCTCCATACTGGTAGGGGTCGTGGTAGGAGCCATTCCGAGCGGCGGTATGATGGGGGAGATGCTCATCCTCTCGGTCTTCGGGTTTCCACCGGAAACGCTGCCGCTTCTGGCGGCGATAAGCGTTATCATAGACCCGGTGGCGACGCTGCTTAACGCCACCGGTGACAATGTGGCCGCCATGCTCGTAACGAGGCTGACAACGGGCAATGTTTGGCGGTTAGGATCTAAAGGAGAAGAGTCATGA